From one Methanothermobacter tenebrarum genomic stretch:
- a CDS encoding pseudomurein-binding repeat-containing protein: IGKINYQSLIYAYSRIINFYNTNGRLPSSVTIKSVKVASSAIGGNTPKGKMPDDVKKLILNDNSIAGNVLKSAGSIITFIDEKGEVPGSVKLSDTLTVTKAQFLYLTSHMIPYLNDLTDASRAAQAAANYNKFLEELKTMAQKGVNPAPNPLNGVAAGELTKADYVDLAKRVESFIKAYGRLPNSVTSPIGKLGCDFLILEFSKILNSYKVNGTLPASVETYSDIFKFKTPIIAGYLGAYNIQVTKDYVKATGRCSCGSRDYSNYYTSAFVNYCPCCGRYGTLAFEQGGPVDGNYEGMWYCTHCDADYCLVCGKLHVSGSKVYLTRYTMQGGGVNSGSNIITLKFNYKIFRIFQDSYAYKDLYTKVSDSYTTVKYSSGTLFRFF; this comes from the coding sequence GCATTGGCAAAATAAACTACCAAAGCCTAATCTACGCCTACAGCAGGATAATAAACTTCTACAACACCAACGGAAGATTACCAAGTTCTGTGACAATAAAAAGTGTGAAAGTAGCATCGTCGGCTATTGGGGGGAATACTCCAAAGGGTAAAATGCCAGATGATGTGAAAAAACTGATACTCAATGATAACTCTATAGCAGGGAATGTTTTAAAGAGTGCTGGTAGTATAATCACTTTTATAGATGAGAAAGGTGAGGTTCCAGGAAGTGTGAAACTCTCCGATACTCTCACAGTTACTAAGGCCCAGTTTCTGTACCTTACAAGTCATATGATACCATATTTGAATGACCTTACAGATGCTAGTAGAGCAGCGCAGGCAGCGGCGAATTATAACAAGTTCTTGGAGGAGCTTAAGACCATGGCCCAAAAGGGTGTGAACCCGGCGCCAAACCCTTTAAATGGTGTCGCTGCGGGTGAATTGACAAAGGCCGATTATGTTGATTTGGCTAAGAGGGTGGAAAGTTTCATCAAAGCCTATGGTCGCCTGCCGAATTCAGTTACTAGTCCAATAGGGAAATTAGGATGCGATTTCTTGATCCTAGAATTTTCGAAGATTCTAAATTCGTATAAAGTGAATGGGACATTACCAGCCAGTGTTGAAACCTATTCTGACATTTTCAAGTTTAAGACGCCGATTATAGCAGGTTATCTAGGCGCATATAATATTCAGGTGACTAAAGATTATGTGAAGGCTACTGGAAGGTGCAGTTGTGGATCAAGGGATTATTCCAATTATTATACAAGTGCATTTGTTAATTATTGCCCATGCTGTGGCAGGTATGGGACATTAGCCTTCGAACAAGGAGGACCAGTAGATGGTAATTACGAGGGTATGTGGTATTGTACCCATTGTGACGCTGATTACTGCCTAGTATGTGGAAAATTGCATGTCAGTGGAAGTAAGGTATATCTAACACGATATACCATGCAAGGTGGTGGGGTAAACAGTGGCTCGAATATAATTACATTGAAGTTTAATTATAAGATTTTCAGGATTTTCCAGGATTCCTATGCATACAAGGATTTATATACGAAGGTGAGCGACTCTTATACAACAGTTAAATACTCTAGTGGGACCCTCTTCAGATTCTTTTAA
- a CDS encoding MFS transporter produces the protein MKGRQGEIDILGAITAFISLFSLLYFVNVAQTTGLNPQNVIFLILGVLSAMTFLYIETRVSQPMLNLELFNNRTFTLANLGALLNFMSQYVMVFLTPFYMQRILHYPADKIGIVMTSFPLATMIVAPFSGYLSDKIGTRILASLGAGTCALALFLMATLPSHTTQMDIMWRMALFGIGTGIFQSPNNSAVMGSAPRPYLGIASGVLATIRNVGMVLGIATGGAILYAIVPSEILQAYILQGPDALFFLSGLRSAYSVGAILTEMAAIASIQQKNI, from the coding sequence TTGAAGGGTCGACAGGGAGAAATAGACATTCTAGGGGCCATAACAGCATTTATAAGCCTATTCTCATTATTATATTTCGTCAATGTAGCCCAGACAACCGGATTAAACCCTCAAAATGTGATATTCCTCATATTGGGTGTTTTAAGCGCTATGACCTTCCTATACATTGAGACTCGCGTTTCTCAACCAATGTTAAACTTGGAACTCTTCAATAACAGGACTTTTACCCTTGCAAATCTAGGCGCACTATTAAATTTCATGTCACAATATGTTATGGTATTTCTCACACCATTTTACATGCAAAGGATCCTACATTACCCGGCAGATAAGATAGGCATAGTCATGACATCATTTCCACTAGCAACCATGATAGTCGCACCATTCAGCGGATACTTATCAGACAAAATAGGTACAAGGATACTAGCATCTCTCGGCGCGGGAACATGTGCATTGGCACTTTTCCTCATGGCTACTTTACCATCCCATACGACTCAAATGGATATCATGTGGAGAATGGCCCTATTCGGCATAGGGACAGGCATATTCCAGTCACCTAACAATAGCGCGGTTATGGGCAGCGCCCCCAGACCCTATCTGGGCATAGCCTCAGGAGTCCTCGCGACAATAAGAAATGTTGGCATGGTCCTTGGCATCGCAACAGGAGGCGCAATATTATATGCAATTGTACCGTCCGAGATCCTGCAAGCATATATACTCCAAGGCCCTGATGCTCTCTTTTTCCTTTCAGGTTTAAGATCCGCATACTCTGTTGGGGCCATATTAACAGAAATGGCTGCCATAGCCTCAATACAACAAAAAAATATATAA